In one Rhopalosiphum padi isolate XX-2018 chromosome 3, ASM2088224v1, whole genome shotgun sequence genomic region, the following are encoded:
- the LOC132926949 gene encoding heterogeneous nuclear ribonucleoproteins A1 homolog: MGANSDDLKRQLFIGGLSFKTTNKSLGDYFGQWGEVEAAIVKRNPQTKRSRRFGFVTYSQSYMVDQAMSNTPHKIDGHDVEIKHCITRKVINKPAKGKSIFISGINDQSEKDLLLHFGQFGNINYVKIIKNSGQSKAYGFVNYYETDSVYIALKNRTHLVAGKKLKVNEAFNRNYGAGGYQSDSNGNMQRGIPQNKTMERYYDRSTGVDFKNYSYGKYGSNSDALKYYGTPQTWSSNYPEYVNQGGGCYSWHTFQQPNYNNYSYSGYGQNKLYYTSNNRDAFYSNSGKIRRGI, from the exons ATGGGTGCTAAC AGCGATGATCTTAAAAGACAATTATTCATTGGTGGCTTAAGCTTTAAGACAACAAATAAATCACTTGGAGACTATTTTGGGCAATGGGGTGAAGTTGAAGCGGCTATTGTCAAGAGAAACCCTCAAACAAAACG atctCGGAGATTTGGATTTGTTACTTATTCCCAATCCTATATGGTTGATCAGGCCATGTCAAATACGCCTCATAAAATAGATGGTCATGATGTGGAAATCAAACATTGCATAACTCGTAAA gTAATTAATAAACCTGCTAAaggaaaaagtatttttatttctggtATAAATGACCAATCAGAAAAAGACCTTCTTCTACATTTTGGACAATTTGGCAAtatcaattatgtcaaaataataaaaaattcaggTCAAAGCAAAGCTTATggatttgttaattattatgaaacagaTTCAGTTTACATAGCTCTTA AGAACAGAACACACCTTGTTGCTGGAAAGAAATTGAAAGTGAATGAAGCTTTTAATCGTAATTATGGTGCTGGTGGCTATCAAAGTGATAGTAATGGAAATATGCAGAGAGGAATTCCACAAAACAAAACAATGGAAAGATACTatgata GATCAACTGGTgtcgattttaaaaattatagctaTGGTAAGTATGGAAGTAATTCAGATGccttaaaatattatggaaCTCCTCAAACTTGGAGTAGCAATTATCCAGAATATGTCAACCAAGGAGGTGGATGTTATAGTTGGCACACTTTTCAACAAccta ATTACAACAATTACAGTTATAGCGGATATGgacagaataaattatattatacttctaaCAATCGTGATGCATTTTACAGCAACTCag gtaagATCCGAAGAGGTATCTAA
- the LOC132926581 gene encoding heterogeneous nuclear ribonucleoprotein A1, A2/B1 homolog encodes MVDLAMSNTPHIIDAREVEAKPALPHSRKHVRQLFIGNLHSKTTHGSLKEVFEQWGEVEAAVVKRCYQSNRSRGYGFVTYSQSYMVDQAMSNTPHTVDGHEVETKLAIPHSVNELNIKVDENKVFVSGINKQSEHDLYLYFRRFGNITSIKIVRDKYTGNMKGFGFIKYDDQTSVDKALSIESHLVAGGRLRIMKALCRRIYAHDI; translated from the exons ATGGTTGATCTGGCCATGTCAAATACACCTCATATAATAGATGCTCGTGAAGTTGAAGCCAAGCCTGCTTTACCTCATTCC agAAAACATGTCAGACAATTATTCATTGGTAATTTACACTCGAAGACAACACATGGATCACTTAAAGAAGTTTTTGAGCAATGGGGTGAAGTTGAAGCAGCTGTTGTCAAGAGATGCTATCAATCCAATCG ATCTCGGGGATATGGATTTGTTACTTATTCTCAGTCGTATATGGTTGATCAGGCAATGTCAAATACGCCTCATACAGTAGATGGTCATGAAGTTGAAACCAAGCTTGCGATACCTCATTCC gtaaatgaattaaatatcaaaGTTGATGAAAATAAAGTGTTTGTTTCTGGCATAAACAAGCAATCAGAACAtgatctttatttatatttcagacGATTTGGCAATATCACTTCCATAAAAATAGTGAGAGATAAATATACTGGTAATATGAAAGGATTTGGGTTTATTAAGTATGATGACCAAACTTCAGTTGACAAAGCTCTTT CGATCGAAAGTCATCTAGTAGCCGGAGGAAGATTGCGCATAATGAAAGCTCTATGTCGTAGAATTTATGCCCATGACATCTAA
- the LOC132927388 gene encoding uncharacterized protein LOC132927388, producing the protein MDDCMTELCEIIHGLGERLPRKDTVQLIQSVLLKQMILLINQLQKAAILHNNQYISVKHVLYVLKDHKVTLIRILSYYYLKDTIKKLNKLGNTEKSEKRKRNKKLELLGFYKDDTVENITNVEDESLQIDPAAALAAIDFTKKDVSPERIYFKSIFHKLRNTIVELKLKINITEEDIKKSNESRLMRANDISILLTARAYEGFEICRRKSFHGRLGDKLLFHVLKAIPWDITFNSQVKDILMFLAKETIQCLIDRVFENRKCKDSCDENNLADMKKTKYRSILVDEVISATKSVWKIPLKEIHYLYKEEDTFFNEQLIFDS; encoded by the exons ATGGATGATTGCATGACag AACTTTGTGAGATTATTCATGGCTTGGGTGAAAGATTACCACGCAAGGATACAGTCCAATTAATTCAGtctgtattattaaaacaaatgatATTGTTAATTAACCAACTTCAAAAAGCtgcaattttacataataaccaGTATATATCAGTCAAACATGTACTATATGTTTTGAAAGATCATAAGGTCACACTTATTCGAATTCTATCATACTATt atttaaaagatACTATCAAAAAACTCAATAAATTAGGTAATACTGAAAAATCAgagaaaagaaaaagaaataaaaaactagAACTTCTAGGTTTTTATAAAGATGATACGgttgaaaatattacaaatgtagAAGACGAATCATTACAAATAg acccAGCTGCTGCCTTGGCCGCTATTGATTTTACTAAAAAAGATGTATCACCtgaaagaatatattttaaatctatttttcatAAGCTTAGGAACACAATTGtggaattgaaattaaaaattaatataactgaagaagatataaaaaaatctaatgaatCACGCCTGATGAGAGCTAATGATATATCAATTTTACTAACTGCAAG AGCATATGAAGGTTTTGAAATATGTAGAAGAAAAAGTTTTCATGGTCGATTAGGAGACAAGTTATTGTTTCACGTACTGAAAGCTATCCCATGGGATATTACTTTCAATAGTCAAGTTAAAGATATCCTTATGTTTTTAGCTAAA GAAACAATTCAATGTCTTATTGATcgtgtttttgaaaatagaaAATGTAAAGACAGTtgtgatgaaaataatttagctGACATGAAG aaaacaaaatatagatcTATTCTGGTTGATGAAGTAATATCCGCCACTAAGTCTGTCTGGAAAATTCCTTTAAAAGAAATTCACTACCTCTACAAAGAAGAagatactttttttaatgagcaattgatttttgattcataa